A window of Xylophilus sp. GW821-FHT01B05 contains these coding sequences:
- a CDS encoding Rid family hydrolase produces MSDLFQHHNPPALGAPLGAYSQVLEVPAGASLVLLSGQTPIAEDGSVPVDFDAQADLVWRRVGLGLAAVGLDYRHICRVVTYLVDGADAPAHARVRARYLGAARPASTGLVVRALFNPAYRLEVEVTAARPAPAI; encoded by the coding sequence ATGAGCGACCTTTTCCAACACCACAACCCGCCCGCCCTGGGCGCGCCGCTGGGTGCCTATTCGCAGGTGCTGGAAGTGCCCGCCGGTGCCAGCCTGGTCTTGCTGTCTGGCCAGACACCCATTGCCGAGGACGGCAGCGTGCCCGTGGATTTCGATGCCCAGGCCGACCTGGTCTGGCGCCGCGTGGGCCTGGGGCTGGCTGCCGTGGGGCTGGACTACCGCCATATCTGCCGCGTCGTCACCTACCTGGTCGATGGCGCGGATGCACCGGCCCATGCCCGCGTGCGCGCCCGCTACCTGGGCGCGGCCCGGCCGGCCTCTACCGGGCTGGTGGTGCGTGCCCTGTTCAACCCGGCCTACCGGCTGGAGGTCGAGGTCACCGCCGCGCGCCCCGCGCCCGCCATCTAG